In Luteitalea sp. TBR-22, one genomic interval encodes:
- a CDS encoding glycosyltransferase, with translation MSDGLAGARIALVHDWLTGMRGGERVLEVLCEQFPDASLHTLLHVPGSVSPTIERHRPQTSFLQQVPGVARLYRHLLPLYPRAIEGLDVGDADLVISTSHCAAKSVPTHPPTRHLCYCFTPVRYAWDQFDQYFGVERVGRVRAAVMRHLLDRFARWDQRTSGRPDRYVAISQYVARRIRRYYNRRSAVVYPPVDTTYFTPGESRREGYALVVSALVPYKRVDVAVAACRQLGVPLRIVGQGPEFGALSRMGGTGVTFLGALPDAEVRDLYRRAAVVLLPGEEDFGLVPVEAQACGTPVVAFGRGGATETIVDGQTGALTGEGVDALAGGIRRVLDRPPAPAACRAQAERFATERFVKELTDAVTDLRQAAPEAVRW, from the coding sequence ATGAGCGACGGGCTGGCCGGGGCGCGCATCGCCCTCGTGCACGACTGGCTGACGGGCATGCGTGGCGGCGAGCGCGTGCTCGAGGTGCTGTGCGAGCAGTTCCCGGACGCGTCGCTGCACACGCTGCTGCACGTCCCGGGCAGCGTCTCGCCGACCATCGAACGCCACCGGCCGCAGACCTCCTTCCTGCAGCAGGTCCCGGGCGTGGCGCGGCTGTACCGCCACCTGCTGCCGCTGTACCCGCGGGCCATCGAGGGCCTCGACGTCGGCGATGCCGACCTGGTGATCTCGACCAGTCACTGCGCGGCCAAGTCGGTCCCGACCCACCCGCCGACGCGCCACCTCTGCTACTGCTTCACGCCCGTGCGGTATGCGTGGGATCAGTTCGACCAGTACTTCGGCGTCGAACGGGTGGGACGGGTCAGGGCGGCGGTGATGCGGCACCTGCTCGACCGGTTCGCGCGCTGGGACCAGCGCACCAGCGGACGTCCGGACCGCTATGTGGCGATTTCTCAGTATGTTGCGCGGAGGATCCGGCGGTACTATAATCGACGGTCGGCCGTCGTCTATCCGCCGGTCGACACGACGTACTTCACGCCCGGCGAGAGTCGCCGCGAGGGGTACGCGCTGGTGGTCTCGGCGCTGGTGCCGTACAAGCGGGTGGATGTCGCCGTGGCGGCGTGCCGGCAGCTCGGGGTGCCGCTCCGCATCGTCGGGCAGGGGCCGGAGTTCGGCGCCCTCTCCAGGATGGGCGGCACGGGCGTGACGTTCCTGGGCGCCCTGCCGGACGCCGAGGTGCGTGACCTGTACCGGCGGGCAGCAGTGGTGCTCCTGCCCGGCGAGGAAGATTTCGGCCTGGTGCCCGTCGAGGCGCAGGCCTGTGGGACCCCGGTGGTGGCCTTCGGCCGCGGTGGCGCGACCGAGACGATCGTGGACGGCCAGACGGGCGCATTGACCGGCGAGGGCGTGGACGCCCTGGCCGGCGGGATCCGCCGGGTGCTCGACAGGCCCCCGGCTCCAGCTGCCTGCCGCGCGCAGGCGGAGCGGTTTGCGACAGAACGATTCGTCAAGGAACTGACCGACGCCGTGACCGACTTGCGACAAGCCGCCCCGGAGGCGGTGCGATGGTAA
- a CDS encoding undecaprenyl-phosphate glucose phosphotransferase has protein sequence MVRRYNRLLVALHVAVDAASGVIAFLLAYWVRFHSGLIAVTKGYPPFEQYLWLAPIVGGLVPLAFNLHGVYRLRRGRSRIDDFFGVLVGSVLAVVLGVVSTLYVQTYYVPDPLKDRGVFEVSQLVWGLFLCLNVALTFVTRVAVRDWLERRWRAGIGLKRVLVAGAGDLGRLVVDRILEHRELGLKVIGFVDDKAEGGASLGYRGLPLLGTLEETPEILQREKIDHLYIALPLDEHVKMLALVENANREIVDIRVVPDLLQIISLRARLEDLDGLPIINIHDVPLRGLNAVLKRTMDVVLAGASLIVLAIPMGLLTLIIRLTSPGPALFRQERMGLDGKAFHVWKFRSMYDGAERNSGPVWAVEDDPRCTPIGQFLRRSNLDELPQLWNVLRGDMSLVGPRPERPFFVDQFKQRIPQYMLRHKVRAGLTGWAQVNGWRGNTSIEKRIEYDLYYIENWSLMLDLKIMWLTVIKGFFHKHAY, from the coding sequence ATGGTAAGGCGCTACAACCGCCTCCTCGTGGCGCTGCACGTGGCTGTCGACGCCGCGTCGGGCGTGATCGCCTTCCTGCTCGCCTACTGGGTCCGCTTCCACTCGGGCCTCATCGCCGTCACCAAGGGCTACCCGCCCTTCGAACAGTACCTGTGGCTGGCGCCGATCGTCGGCGGCCTGGTGCCCCTGGCCTTCAACCTGCACGGCGTGTATCGCCTCCGCCGGGGCCGGTCCCGCATCGACGACTTCTTCGGCGTCCTGGTCGGCAGCGTCCTGGCCGTCGTCCTCGGCGTGGTGAGCACCCTTTACGTCCAGACCTACTACGTGCCCGATCCGTTGAAGGACCGGGGCGTCTTCGAGGTCAGCCAGCTGGTGTGGGGGCTGTTCCTCTGCCTGAACGTCGCGCTCACCTTCGTCACCCGCGTCGCCGTGCGCGACTGGCTGGAGCGCCGCTGGCGCGCCGGCATCGGCCTCAAGCGCGTGCTGGTGGCCGGCGCCGGCGACCTCGGCCGGCTCGTCGTCGACCGGATCCTGGAGCACCGGGAGCTGGGCCTGAAGGTCATCGGCTTCGTGGACGACAAGGCCGAGGGCGGCGCCAGCCTGGGGTACCGCGGCCTGCCGCTGCTCGGCACGCTGGAGGAGACGCCGGAGATCCTGCAGCGCGAGAAGATCGACCACCTCTACATCGCCCTGCCGCTCGACGAGCACGTCAAGATGCTCGCCCTGGTCGAGAACGCCAACCGCGAGATCGTCGACATCCGCGTCGTCCCCGACCTGTTGCAGATCATCTCGCTGCGCGCCCGGCTCGAGGATCTCGACGGGCTGCCGATCATCAACATCCACGACGTGCCGCTCCGCGGGCTCAATGCCGTGTTGAAGCGGACGATGGACGTGGTGCTGGCCGGCGCGAGCCTGATCGTGCTGGCCATCCCCATGGGCCTGCTGACGTTGATCATCCGCCTCACCTCGCCGGGCCCGGCGCTGTTCCGCCAGGAGCGCATGGGGCTGGACGGCAAGGCGTTCCACGTCTGGAAGTTCCGCTCGATGTACGACGGGGCCGAGCGCAACTCGGGCCCGGTCTGGGCGGTGGAAGACGACCCGCGCTGCACGCCGATCGGCCAGTTCCTGCGCCGCAGCAACCTCGACGAGCTGCCGCAGCTCTGGAACGTGCTGCGCGGCGACATGTCGCTGGTCGGCCCGCGGCCGGAGCGCCCGTTCTTCGTCGACCAGTTCAAGCAGCGCATCCCGCAGTACATGCTGCGCCACAAGGTGCGCGCCGGCCTGACGGGCTGGGCGCAGGTCAACGGCTGGCGCGGCAACACGTCCATCGAGAAGCGCATCGAGTACGACCTCTACTACATCGAGAACTGGTCGTTGATGCTGGACCTCAAGATCATGTGGCTCACCGTGATCAAGGGGTTCTTCCACAAGCACGCGTACTGA
- a CDS encoding UDP-glucuronic acid decarboxylase family protein, with the protein MPRVVITGAAGFIGSHLAETLLDRGYTVVGIDNLLTGDIANIAHLANRDFTFIKHDVTNYIYIDGPVDAVLHWASPASPIDYLELPIPTLKVGALGTHKALGLAKEKKARFVLASTSEVYGDPLEHPQKETYWGNVNPVGPRGVYDEAKRFAEAMTMAYHRYHGVDAKIVRIFNTYGPRMRVNDGRSVPAFMSQALRNEDVTIFGDGSQTRSFCYVTDLVDGILRLMDSDINEPVNIGNPHELTIRQIAETIIRMTGSSSQLVYRPLPEDDPKVRRPDITKARTLLGWEPKVSLEDGLTRTIEYFRKKVLG; encoded by the coding sequence ATGCCTCGCGTCGTCATCACGGGAGCCGCCGGCTTCATCGGCTCCCATCTCGCCGAGACCCTGCTCGACCGCGGCTACACGGTGGTGGGCATCGACAACCTCCTGACGGGCGACATCGCCAACATCGCCCACCTGGCCAACCGGGACTTCACGTTCATCAAGCACGACGTCACCAACTACATCTACATCGACGGGCCGGTGGATGCCGTGCTGCACTGGGCGAGCCCGGCCAGCCCGATCGACTACCTCGAGCTGCCGATCCCGACGCTGAAGGTCGGCGCGCTCGGCACGCACAAGGCACTCGGACTCGCCAAGGAGAAGAAGGCGCGCTTCGTGCTCGCCTCGACGTCCGAGGTCTACGGCGACCCCCTCGAGCACCCGCAGAAGGAGACCTACTGGGGCAACGTCAACCCGGTCGGCCCGCGCGGCGTGTACGACGAGGCGAAGCGCTTTGCCGAGGCCATGACGATGGCCTACCACCGGTACCACGGGGTCGACGCCAAGATCGTGCGCATCTTCAACACCTACGGCCCGCGCATGCGCGTCAACGACGGCCGGTCGGTGCCGGCGTTCATGAGCCAGGCGTTGCGCAACGAGGACGTGACGATCTTCGGCGACGGATCGCAGACGCGCAGCTTCTGCTACGTGACCGACCTGGTGGACGGCATCCTCCGCCTCATGGACTCGGACATCAACGAACCGGTCAACATCGGCAACCCGCACGAGTTGACCATCAGGCAGATCGCCGAGACGATCATCAGGATGACGGGATCGTCGAGTCAGCTCGTGTATCGGCCGCTGCCGGAAGACGACCCGAAGGTTCGCCGTCCCGACATCACCAAGGCACGCACGCTGCTCGGCTGGGAGCCGAAGGTCTCGCTCGAGGACGGCCTGACGCGCACCATCGAGTACTTCCGCAAGAAGGTGCTCGGCTAG
- a CDS encoding CDP-alcohol phosphatidyltransferase family protein, with translation MLTFANQLTLLRMLLIPVFAILLVYGQVGWALTVFVVASATDLLDGYVARRSGPTTLGAWLDPVADKLLLLTMFVVLTFPLPHLTHRIPLWLTVVVASRDVGIVLTVSIVNLALGPRTFYPSIWGKLATATFAATGVVTLFYNWLATPSAVPGLFAIASGVITVVSALHYLLTAQRPGTQPS, from the coding sequence GTGCTGACCTTCGCAAACCAGCTCACGCTGCTGCGGATGTTGCTGATCCCGGTGTTCGCGATCCTGCTCGTGTACGGGCAGGTCGGCTGGGCGCTCACGGTGTTCGTGGTCGCCTCGGCGACCGACCTGCTCGACGGTTACGTGGCGCGACGGTCGGGCCCGACGACGCTCGGCGCGTGGCTCGATCCGGTTGCCGACAAGCTGTTGCTGCTCACGATGTTCGTGGTGCTGACGTTCCCGCTCCCGCACCTGACGCATCGCATCCCGCTGTGGCTGACGGTGGTGGTGGCGAGCCGCGACGTCGGGATCGTGCTGACGGTGTCGATCGTGAACCTGGCGCTCGGGCCGCGGACGTTCTACCCGTCGATCTGGGGGAAGCTGGCCACGGCCACCTTTGCGGCGACCGGCGTGGTGACCCTGTTCTACAACTGGCTGGCGACGCCATCGGCCGTCCCGGGCCTGTTCGCGATCGCCTCGGGCGTGATCACCGTGGTGAGCGCGCTGCACTACCTGCTCACGGCACAGCGCCCCGGCACGCAACCGTCCTGA
- a CDS encoding tetratricopeptide repeat protein, translated as MTPVLRRWLLAATVGLTVAAGCGRPAPPPVVAPGSERFPDYPKPLVPTDLARLAPPAQAHERAWAQLQSGDPKGAERTLRESLKKAPRFYPSQAALGYARLAQAAHADALQWFDRALTANGDYVPALVGRGEALVELGREGEAFDAYQSALAEAPGQPVALRRVEVLRFRAVQSDVASAQAALAGNRLDEARDHYDRALRASPDSGFLHRDLADVELKLGHLDRARTLVDRALALDASDARAYAIRGEVNAAAAEPVAALADFRKALELDPGLTDLTARITEIETGLKEASLPTEFKAIGGSPRVTRGEVAALLAYKVPEILQAAARGTVLITDSRKHWAQSSILLAARAGAMEVYPNHTFQPNAGMTRGEFAAAVARVLNLVDARAPQLAKGWREARLAFADVRPAHTLYVPISRAVASGVMTPLEGQTFGISRPMTGADAVAAVDRLARIVEGLGPLAGAVPRGAQRP; from the coding sequence GTGACGCCGGTGTTGCGCCGCTGGCTGCTGGCGGCGACCGTGGGGCTGACCGTCGCAGCCGGGTGCGGGCGCCCCGCGCCGCCTCCCGTCGTGGCGCCCGGGAGCGAACGCTTCCCCGACTATCCCAAGCCGCTCGTGCCGACCGACCTGGCCCGACTGGCGCCGCCCGCGCAGGCCCACGAGCGGGCGTGGGCCCAACTGCAGTCCGGCGACCCGAAGGGCGCGGAGCGGACGCTGCGGGAGTCGTTGAAGAAGGCGCCCCGGTTCTATCCCTCCCAGGCGGCGCTCGGGTACGCGCGGCTGGCGCAGGCCGCCCACGCCGATGCGCTGCAATGGTTCGACCGCGCGCTCACCGCGAATGGCGATTACGTGCCGGCGCTGGTGGGACGAGGCGAGGCGCTTGTCGAACTCGGCAGGGAAGGGGAGGCCTTCGACGCCTACCAATCCGCCCTCGCCGAGGCTCCGGGCCAGCCCGTCGCGCTGCGTCGTGTCGAGGTCCTGCGGTTCCGGGCGGTGCAGAGCGACGTGGCGTCGGCGCAGGCAGCCCTGGCCGGCAATCGCCTCGACGAGGCGCGCGATCACTATGACCGCGCGCTGCGCGCCTCACCCGACAGCGGCTTCCTGCATCGGGATCTGGCCGACGTCGAGCTCAAGCTCGGCCACCTCGATCGCGCCCGGACGCTGGTGGACCGGGCGCTCGCGCTGGACGCGTCCGATGCCCGGGCCTACGCGATCCGCGGCGAAGTGAACGCGGCGGCAGCCGAGCCCGTGGCGGCCCTGGCCGACTTCCGGAAGGCGCTGGAACTCGATCCCGGCCTGACCGACCTCACCGCGCGCATCACCGAGATCGAGACCGGCCTGAAGGAAGCCTCGCTGCCCACCGAGTTCAAGGCCATCGGCGGGTCGCCACGCGTGACCAGGGGAGAGGTTGCCGCGCTGCTCGCCTACAAGGTGCCGGAGATCCTGCAGGCGGCGGCGCGCGGCACCGTGCTCATCACCGACAGCCGGAAGCACTGGGCGCAGTCTTCAATCCTGCTGGCGGCCCGCGCCGGCGCGATGGAGGTCTACCCGAACCACACCTTCCAGCCGAACGCCGGGATGACGCGCGGCGAGTTCGCGGCCGCCGTGGCGCGGGTGCTCAACCTGGTGGATGCCAGGGCGCCGCAACTGGCCAAGGGCTGGCGCGAGGCCCGCCTCGCCTTTGCCGACGTCCGCCCGGCGCACACGCTGTACGTGCCGATTTCGCGGGCCGTCGCCAGCGGCGTCATGACGCCACTGGAAGGCCAGACCTTCGGCATCAGTCGCCCGATGACCGGTGCCGATGCCGTGGCTGCCGTCGATCGCCTCGCGCGCATCGTCGAGGGGCTCGGTCCGCTGGCCGGTGCGGTGCCGCGTGGCGCCCAGCGTCCCTGA
- the hflX gene encoding GTPase HflX yields MTERQEQGPAQAGRERAALVGLITGQARRTHVEDALEELAGLADAADVVPVLRFMQERDRPDPATLIGSGKLAQLKAACDEAELSLVIFDHELTPAQLRNIEKALERRVIDRTQLILDIFARRARTREGKLQVELAQLRYLLPRLVGASAALSRLGGGIGTRGPGETKLETDRRRIRVRIGALADELAEVRRRRGQLRDRRRRTELPAVALVGYTNAGKTTLFNRLTHDTAVASDALFVTLDPLTRELKLPNRQHAALSDTVGFIDRLPHTLVAAFRATLEEVADADLLLHVVDASIEDYERHMLAVDRVLGEVDAAEVPTLLVFNKVDRLDAAAREHLRQAYEGSLQISAATGDGVDDLLTEVARALALDTRRVTLSFDQGRQEDREAIERLYRVARVLSHDADGDRVRIEAEVPRRLMQRLQEGLSL; encoded by the coding sequence GTGACGGAACGTCAGGAACAGGGGCCCGCACAGGCGGGTCGCGAGCGCGCCGCGTTGGTCGGCCTGATCACCGGCCAGGCGCGCCGGACGCATGTCGAGGACGCGCTCGAGGAACTGGCCGGTCTTGCCGACGCGGCCGACGTCGTGCCCGTCCTGCGATTCATGCAGGAGCGCGATCGTCCCGATCCGGCCACCCTGATCGGCTCGGGCAAGCTCGCGCAGCTCAAGGCCGCGTGCGACGAGGCGGAGCTGTCGCTGGTCATCTTCGACCACGAGCTGACGCCGGCACAGCTGCGCAACATCGAGAAGGCGCTCGAGCGGCGCGTCATCGACCGGACCCAGCTGATCCTCGACATCTTCGCGCGGCGGGCGCGCACCCGGGAAGGGAAGCTGCAGGTCGAGCTGGCGCAGTTGCGCTACCTGTTGCCGCGCCTGGTCGGCGCGTCGGCGGCGCTGTCGCGGCTCGGTGGCGGCATCGGCACCCGCGGCCCCGGCGAGACCAAGCTCGAGACCGACCGGCGCCGCATCCGGGTACGCATCGGCGCGCTGGCCGACGAACTGGCCGAGGTGCGCCGGCGGCGAGGCCAGCTGCGCGACCGGCGACGCCGGACCGAGCTGCCTGCCGTCGCGCTGGTGGGGTACACCAACGCCGGCAAGACGACGCTCTTCAATCGCCTGACGCACGACACGGCGGTCGCCTCCGACGCGTTGTTCGTCACGCTCGACCCGCTGACCCGCGAACTGAAGCTGCCCAACCGGCAGCACGCGGCGCTCTCGGACACGGTCGGCTTCATCGACCGACTGCCGCACACGCTCGTCGCCGCCTTCCGGGCCACGCTCGAGGAGGTCGCCGACGCCGACCTGCTGCTGCACGTAGTGGACGCCTCGATCGAGGACTACGAGCGGCACATGCTCGCCGTCGACCGCGTCCTCGGCGAGGTGGACGCGGCAGAGGTGCCCACGTTGCTCGTATTCAACAAGGTGGACCGGCTCGATGCCGCGGCCCGCGAGCATCTGCGGCAGGCCTACGAGGGCTCGTTGCAGATCTCGGCCGCCACCGGCGACGGCGTGGACGATCTGCTCACGGAGGTGGCGCGCGCGCTGGCCCTCGACACGCGTCGGGTGACGCTGTCGTTCGACCAGGGCCGGCAGGAGGACCGCGAGGCCATCGAGCGGCTGTATCGCGTTGCCCGGGTGCTCAGCCACGACGCCGATGGCGACCGTGTCCGCATCGAGGCGGAAGTGCCGCGCCGGTTGATGCAACGCCTGCAGGAGGGCCTCTCGCTGTGA
- the ybaK gene encoding Cys-tRNA(Pro) deacylase, with protein sequence MSTTPAIRALRAAGVAFEEHPYRYEDRGGTSVSARELGVDEHHVVKTLVLQDDTRRLLLVLMHGDREVSLKGLARVLGVKRVDPADAAVAQRATGYQFGGTSPFGTRQPLPTYVEQTILDLPRIYINGGSRGLLVSIHPEVLVRVLDATPVTVAIAP encoded by the coding sequence GTGAGCACGACGCCGGCGATCAGGGCCTTGCGGGCGGCCGGCGTCGCCTTCGAGGAGCATCCCTACCGGTACGAGGACCGCGGCGGCACCAGCGTCTCGGCGCGCGAACTCGGCGTCGACGAGCACCACGTCGTCAAGACGCTGGTCCTGCAGGACGACACCCGCCGGCTGCTCCTCGTGCTCATGCACGGCGACCGCGAGGTGTCGCTCAAGGGCCTGGCGCGGGTGCTGGGCGTCAAGCGCGTCGACCCGGCCGACGCCGCCGTCGCGCAGCGGGCCACCGGCTACCAGTTCGGCGGCACCTCGCCCTTCGGCACGCGTCAGCCGCTGCCGACCTATGTGGAGCAGACGATCCTCGACCTGCCCCGCATCTACATCAACGGCGGCAGCCGCGGCCTGCTGGTCAGCATCCATCCCGAGGTGCTCGTCCGGGTGCTCGACGCCACCCCCGTCACGGTCGCGATCGCGCCCTGA